The DNA segment ATTAGTGTATCCAGACCTCGAAGCGTTGAAAAGCGAAAAGCTTTCAAAACAGCGCTCCGGCCGCAAGAAGGTTGTTGAATTGGAAGCGCAACCTCTTCCCGAGACAGATGCCGAACCATCACCCAAAGCGGCGCCCTTGCCAAAGGAGGATTCCACCACTGCATCAACTCTTGGAAAGCTCCTCGGCGCCTTGGACAACGAAAAGCCCATCAAACGGCGGGGCAGGCCCAAAAAAGTCCGCGACGCCGAACCGTCCCCTGAAGCTGAGCAAGAGTCACAGCCCGCTACCTCGGGAGAACAACCAAAGCCAGCCCGCAGACGCGGCGGCCGCCCAGCTGGATCCAAAAACATACCCAAAGACCCCGCGCAacccccaaaagaaaaaagagcaTACGTCAGACGCTCCGTCAGATATGATCATCCCCAACCGGAAGTTACTTTCAAGGCTGACTGCGTCAACACGACATACCTCTACGATGCGCTCCTTGACACGGGGATGTGGGGTCGGCGCAACACCGCGGCCGCGAAGCAGAGGAGGCTAGAAATGAGGAAACACGCTGATGTGAAGAGGGTGAATATCCTCTCGGAAAAGCTCTGCGATGATGTGTTGGGGTATATGAAGCCTGGTCTGCTAGAGAGGCACAAGGGGTGTGACATTATTGATATCAACCCTGGGGCGGGTTTGTGGAGCAGAAAGCTGAATGATTTGCTGCAGCCTAGAAAGCATGTGCTCGTGGAGGAGGACTACAAGGTTTACGAACCGTTTCTGAAGCCGTTGGtagagagggaaggggtcgaggtgttggaggttgcgTGGGCGCTTTGGGCATCGTTGTTTGAtgcgttggaggagaagggtgcGTTGGCGGCGCACCCGGTGCGGAACTATCAGCCTGATGAGACGCCGGAGAGGAACGACACGTTGCTTGTGGTGATGAACATGATGACTCTCGACaagaagagggtgggggggaggaggatggggagcaTGACGGCCATGATTTTGTATCAATTGATCAATTCGGTGAGGCTGCAGGGGTTGTTTCAGAAGTatgggttggtgaggatgctGATTTGGGTGGATGAACATGAGAAGGCGCAGTATTTACCCAAGACGAtccagaggaggaaggcgggggCCATACAGGCTGAGCTGTCGCTAGATTGGGTCACCGAGGTGGCGGGAGTCGATCACCCGAATGGTGGCAAGAACTATATCTACAGGAGGGACAAGCACATCGACATGGAGGGTATGGGCCAGGTTctggagaggatgagaaaGGCGGGTCTCAAGGTGCCGGAGGGGCGAGAGACGGCGCTGTTGAAGAGCTGtttggagctggaaaaggagggaaAGTCAGTTAAGGCTGGAGAGCAGAAGCCGGCGCTCGCGGCAAGATatgagctgggggaggaagagtggGAGAAATTGAAGGAGACGAAATCGAAGGAGGGCACATGGACAACGAGAGACAACGACCACCTGCACCGGAATACGTGGTTAAAGACGCAGACGGAAAAAAAGCAAGAATTCCTGTACGAGTTGTTGACTAAGCTGGACGAGCTGACGAAACTGAAGCTCCAAGTtctggaagaggagaaggagggcaaCCTGGCGAAAGCTGCTCAAAAGAAGTTTGATAAACTCGAGGCCGAAATGAAGGAGCAGTGGGAAAGCATCGACCCGATCTCGAGAAGCAAGTTTTTGGTTGCGCGAGACAACTTGAGGGCTTTCAAGCAGCCGCCGGAGCTAGGACCTGTGCTCATGTGGGACCGTCGGCAGTTTGAGCCGCTGGTGGTGCAGCCGGAGGAGTTCTTGCCAGCGTGTGACGGGGCTTTGTTGGACATTCAACCCAGGGCGATGGAGCCGGCGTTGCGAGCCAAATGCGAGCATGGGTCGAAGATGTTTGACCAGATGGACCTTATCATCCGGAGTCTGTATTTACAAGCCTCTGCGCCAATATCACAAGCGGTGGAGGGTCTGTGGCCTGGCTCAGGGCGGGGCGTGGCGGAAAAGATGAGGAGCCTCCGCGATCCTGCCCTGGGAGGGACGCCGCTCAAGGGCCCTGTAGGTGAGCTTGACCTGAGGGCACTGAACAGGACGCAGATTGTGGAGCTTGCGGAaaggtggtggcagtggcCGTTTAAGCCTAGCTTTCCCGAGTTGGTCGGGAGGttgggcgagggggaggaggaaaacgTCGATGGAGAAAATGGAGGAGGGGCTACCATGCTGGGACACATGTTCGATTGAGGTTGTTCATCTCTAAAATGTATATATACCTCATATTTGATTTGTACACTATATATCAACTTGACTCAAAAACATGAtgaccatcatcatggaAATTCCCGCCAAGTCAAGTTTCGGCTTAGCGGGACCAGGGTTGTTAGGTAAGCAAACCATTGAAACAATAGGGAGCTGAAAGCCAGGGTTTATGCGGGGcgtggttttttttggggcgTTCCAGAATTGCGACGGCCCAGCCTGCAGCAGCCGAGCAGCGCGCCGCCCCCCGGGCCCCTATCTCATGCATCTCAGCTTTTTGACCTACCAACCATATCGGCCTGCCCCACGACACACTCCCTATTACTTTTCTTCCGCCGTTACCAATTTCTTTCCTACACTCCTTTACCGTGACACTGCATTCACTTGCAGCCGACGACGATACCTCTTTTTTTGTACTTGTGGCATTTCGAACCTGTTGTTTCGGCCTTGTAACTTGAAGACGGCGCGCCACGCATCAACGGCGTTTCCAATTGACACCGACCCCGGATTTTACCTACCAAGTCATCGCAACCCAATTCCCCAGACCTTTTTGTtccatccaacccccaactgaccgaccgaccgaccgcGATCACGAACTGCGCGTACCGGCGTCCGAGGCAATCCCAGCCGGCTACGAGAAGGAGCCGCGAACCTCTTGTCCCCTCCCATCTCGACCCTCTACATCCCGACTACACGGCTATGCCAAACTAATATCCTCCGTCCTCGCCCTACCTATCAAAAATGGCCTTCCCCCGTCGACCCTCAGCCTTCCTCCGCTACCTCATCCCCGCAGCTCTCATCCTCTGCGTGTTCTACGTTTTGACGGGACAGCCGGGCTCAGACTTTgcctccccccaaaacttCCGTCGTCCCTGGGCCGGCTTAGGAGCCCAAAAACATCCAATCGAATACCTCATCGACTCGGCTGAAAAAGAGTTTGCAAACAAGATCTCCCGACAAAGCCACACCATCGCcgaagcagcagctgccTACCGCCAACGTAGAGGCCGGCACCCTCCGCCCGGGTTTGACAAGTGGTTTAAGTTTGCGCAGGAAAAAAATGCGGTTATTGTGGAAGATTTCTGGGATCAGATATACCATGACTTGGAACCGTTTTGGGCGTTGGAGGCGCAGAGGATAAGGAAAGACGCGTGGGATTTTGAGATGAGGATTGAGGTTAGGGATGGGAAGGCGAGTAGTGGGAGTGATTGGTTCTGGACAAAGATTTGGTTGAAGATGATTGGGactgtggaggggttgttgccTGATATGGATATTGCGCTTAATGCGATGGATGAGCCGAGGTTGGTTGTGCCTtgggaggagattgatgagTTGGTTGGGAGGGCGGGGCAAGATAAAAGGATGgtgagggcggaggaggtggtgaccGAGTTTGAGAAGTTGGCTAagccgggggaggggccgGAGAAGGATTTTGAGACGCCGAAgaaggtttgggaggggaatAGTAGGTTCATCTGCATGGGGAGTGGTGTTGCTTGgagagtgatgatgctgacgaGATGCTGCGACAGAACACTACTGGTTGATCGCCCGCCGCGGGTGCCCGCCTACTTCCCTTGCGCGACAGTCGCCTGTTATTACTGACTTTAACCGCACCCCGTTGATCAAGTCGTCCTTTGCGCTGCCTCACATGACGGAGGGTTATGTCTCCAACTATACCTTGTCGACCGACTTTTGCCATCAATCGGACCTCCAAGCCCTCGAGGGCGTCTTTGTCGAGCCCCTCTCCGTTTCGGCGACAAAAACGCTCTTTCCCATGTTTGGCGGCTCCAAACTGGCTGTCAACAACGAGATCCTCCTCCCTGCACCAATGTACTGGAACGAAGAGGAGCGCTTCATGGGCTCCCAGGGGGCGGATATCCCgtgggaagaaaaagaagacgcGGTCATCTGGCGCGGTGTGGCTACCGGCGGAAAGAACAAGGAGGACAACTGGCGCTCGTTTCAACGTCACAGATTTGTGGCCATGAATAATGGGTCCAAGATTACGCTCGCGGAGCAGAGGCAGCTCGAGCCGGTGAACTTTGCGCTGCCCCCTAAAGCGTACGGGTTGAAGGCGCAGAAGAGGGGAAAAttgggggagtgggtggcGAGCTGGTCGAACGTGCAGTTTATTGACCTCATGTGTGGGATTAAGGGCCAGGGCGTGAGGTGCAATTACACGGATCAGCACTTTGAGGTTACAAAGGGGATGCCGATGGCGGAGCAGTTTAGGAATAAATATCTGCCTGACATTGACGGGAACTCGTTTAGCGGGAGGTATCTGGGTTTTCTGAGGAGCACGAGCCTGCCGATCAAGGCTACGCTGTGGAGGGAGTGGCACGATTCGAGGCTGGTGGCCTGGAAGCATTTTGTGCCGATGGATAGCCGGTTTGGGGATTGGTATGGGATAATGGAGtttttcttgggggttgatgggacggggagggatgaggtggcgaggaagattgcgatggaggggaaggagtgggcggagagggtgctgaggaaggaggatATGCAGGTTTATGTGctgaggttgctgttggagTATGCGAGGGTTAGTGATCCGAGgcggggggagatggggtgggtgggggatttgcttgggggggaggggacgaaggggagggatAATGAACTGGTtaaggatggggagggggaggtggggagtGCGGCTGGGGAGGCTTGAGGATATCAGGGGGGGGTATGGTTTTAATTTTTGTTGTATTGCGTTAAGATATTGATGTATAATTATTCGATCtttgtttttggtttgttttgtgtggtgtggttggcttttgttGTGAAAATTTGTGGGGGTGATGAAAGGACAAGTCACGTTTTTGGAAGCAGGCGAGCAAAATGATTGAGCGAGCATTTGACGTTGCGGTTTTGGTgaagctgttgatgttgtcgtgTGTGACAGGGGcatgcttgctgctgggtttATCAATCGTGGGGATTCGAATGCTTGGCGTTGGCTTCTGGAAAGCTGGGCGGAAGCATTGAGATCGGGGAAATttggggatggtgtggtggaagATATCAAGATGTGTTGTCATGTGCGATATTCACAATCTTGATATATTGGAATAGAGATGTCGTTATCGTCAAACAGTTGGAGAGATAGAGAGAGAATAGCTGTATATGTGTGTCACCCAATCTGTTAACTCGGAGTGAGGTGAGTGTTTTGCTATCAACTCTTATCTCCGAAGCGAGCAAGACTCGGTTCCGATCATTACCATCACCTGTGACCTCTTTCCCAGTGGCGGTGTCATCTCGGACCGAACCCCGTGATTGAGTTTCAAGCACAAGTTGGACCGCGAGATCGGGGAAATTTTACCTAAGAAGTTACGCAAAAGGAATCGGTGATGTTGTTCTGTTTCTGGAAGCTCACTGGAAGAATGTGGAGCGCCGGTCTGGGTAGCACCCCCGAGCGTGAAAGCCGGCGGTATCCGTCATGCTTGCTGGGATCTTCGTCC comes from the Podospora pseudocomata strain CBS 415.72m chromosome 5, whole genome shotgun sequence genome and includes:
- a CDS encoding hypothetical protein (COG:H; EggNog:ENOG503NZAN) translates to MLPVRHVAQATFLRSLSTRRLIGTIAAGHHRIRLQFQEPLQVRHYARFTEDVSLEYVPLEYAPLEHAPLEHVPLKHVAAEPMPKAQKENIPTKDKPCRFACPVPTCEYATKGFTRRPNLRRHIERVHQNERAFPLKELLADIDNNPRLVYPDLEALKSEKLSKQRSGRKKVVELEAQPLPETDAEPSPKAAPLPKEDSTTASTLGKLLGALDNEKPIKRRGRPKKVRDAEPSPEAEQESQPATSGEQPKPARRRGGRPAGSKNIPKDPAQPPKEKRAYVRRSVRYDHPQPEVTFKADCVNTTYLYDALLDTGMWGRRNTAAAKQRRLEMRKHADVKRVNILSEKLCDDVLGYMKPGLLERHKGCDIIDINPGAGLWSRKLNDLLQPRKHVLVEEDYKVYEPFLKPLVEREGVEVLEVAWALWASLFDALEEKGALAAHPVRNYQPDETPERNDTLLVVMNMMTLDKKRVGGRRMGSMTAMILYQLINSVRLQGLFQKYGLVRMLIWVDEHEKAQYLPKTIQRRKAGAIQAELSLDWVTEVAGVDHPNGGKNYIYRRDKHIDMEGMGQVLERMRKAGLKVPEGRETALLKSCLELEKEGKSVKAGEQKPALAARYELGEEEWEKLKETKSKEGTWTTRDNDHLHRNTWLKTQTEKKQEFLYELLTKLDELTKLKLQVLEEEKEGNLAKAAQKKFDKLEAEMKEQWESIDPISRSKFLVARDNLRAFKQPPELGPVLMWDRRQFEPLVVQPEEFLPACDGALLDIQPRAMEPALRAKCEHGSKMFDQMDLIIRSLYLQASAPISQAVEGLWPGSGRGVAEKMRSLRDPALGGTPLKGPVGELDLRALNRTQIVELAERWWQWPFKPSFPELVGRLGEGEEENVDGENGGGATMLGHMFD
- a CDS encoding hypothetical protein (EggNog:ENOG503NZRH; COG:I), with protein sequence MAFPRRPSAFLRYLIPAALILCVFYVLTGQPGSDFASPQNFRRPWAGLGAQKHPIEYLIDSAEKEFANKISRQSHTIAEAAAAYRQRRGRHPPPGFDKWFKFAQEKNAVIVEDFWDQIYHDLEPFWALEAQRIRKDAWDFEMRIEVRDGKASSGSDWFWTKIWLKMIGTVEGLLPDMDIALNAMDEPRLVVPWEEIDELVGRAGQDKRMVRAEEVVTEFEKLAKPGEGPEKDFETPKKVWEGNKHYWLIARRGCPPTSLARQSPVITDFNRTPLIKSSFALPHMTEGYVSNYTLSTDFCHQSDLQALEGVFVEPLSVSATKTLFPMFGGSKLAVNNEILLPAPMYWNEEERFMGSQGADIPWEEKEDAVIWRGVATGGKNKEDNWRSFQRHRFVAMNNGSKITLAEQRQLEPVNFALPPKAYGLKAQKRGKLGEWVASWSNVQFIDLMCGIKGQGVRCNYTDQHFEVTKGMPMAEQFRNKYLPDIDGNSFSGRYLGFLRSTSLPIKATLWREWHDSRLVAWKHFVPMDSRFGDWYGIMEFFLGVDGTGRDEVARKIAMEGKEWAERVLRKEDMQVYVLRLLLEYARVSDPRRGEMGWVGDLLGGEGTKGRDNELVKDGEGEVGSAAGEA